GTGAAAAAAGGGCCGGAAACCGGACCCTTGCCGGCTCGAGGGGCGAGGCGGCCTGCCCCGCCTGTGGCAAATGGTCTCGGCTACTCTCGCGAGCCGGCGCGCGGCGGCAGGCCGTAGCGCTGAAGCATCCGGTAGAGCGAGCGCCGGTCGACGCCCAGCACCGCCGCGGCGCGGCTCACGTTGCCGCCGCTCTCCTCGAGCACCTGCTCGATGTAGCGGCGCTTGAGCTCCGCCAGCGTCGGCCGGTCGGCCGGATGGCTGGCGGGAAGAGCCCCGCCGTTCTCGGGCCGGGCCGCAGCGATGTCGCCCGGCAGGTCCTCGGCGGCGAGCACCTCGTGCTGCGCCAGCGCGACGCTGCGCTCGAGCACGTGCCCGAGCTCGCGGATGTTGCCGGGCCAATCGTAGGCGCCGAGCAGGGCGAGCGCCGACTCGGACACGCCGGTCACGCGCTTGCCGCAGCTGGCGGCCGCTTTTCGCACCAGGTGGTCGACGAGCAGCGGGATGTCCTCGCGCCGCTCGCGCAGCGGCGGGAGGTGGATGGTCACCACCTTCAGCCGGTAGTAGAGGTCCTCGCGGAAGCGTCCGGTCGCGACCGCCCCCCCGAGGTCGCGGTTGGTGGCGGCGATGATCCGGACGTCCACCTTCCGCCACTCCGTCCCGCCCACGGGGCGGACCTCGTGCTCCTGGAGGACGCGCAGGAGCTTGGCCTGGAGCGCCGGCGTGACGTCCCCGATCTCGTCGAGGAAGATCGTGCCGCCGTCCGCCTCCGCGAACAGGCCGGGCGCATCGGCCACCGCGCCCGTGAACGCGCCGCGCACGTGCCCGAAGAGCTCGCTCTCGAGGAGCGTCTCGGTGAGCGCGGCGCAGTCGACCGCCACGAACGGCCGCTTGCGGCGCAGGCTGTGGCGGTGGATGGCGCGCGCGACGAGCTCCTTGCCCGTGCCGCTCTCGCCCGTCACCAGGACGGTGCTCGGGCCCGGCGCGACGCGGGCGATGGTCTTGTAGACCTCGACCATGGCCGGCGTGCGGCCGACCACGCCGCCGAACTCCTCGCCCGCCTCCGGCAGCTCGGCCTGCGTCTCCGTCCGACGGCCGAGGGCCCGGCGGACCGTCGCGCGGAGCTCCTCGACGTCCATCGGCTTGCTGACGTAGTCGACCGCCCCCGAGGCGATGGCCAGCACCGCCGTGTCGATCGACCCGAATGCGGTCATGATAACCACCGGCACCTGCGGCCAGCGCTCGCGCAGCCGCCGGAGCAGCTCGAGCCCGTCGAGCTCCGGCATGCGGACGTCGAGCACCGCCAGGTCGATCGGCTGCTCGGCAGCCCGCGCCAGGGCGCGGCGCGGGTCGGTCTCCCAGACGACGGTCGCGCCGTCGCGGCTCAGCACCTCGGCGAGCAGCCGGCACGTGACCGCATCGTCGTCGACCACGAGGAGGCGCGCCGCGCTCATGATTCCTCCATCGGCAGCCGGACCCGGACGCTCGTCCCGTGTCCGCGCGCGCTCTCGACCTCGAGCTGCCCGCCGTGCGCGCGCACGATGTGGTCGACGATCGCGAGGCCGAGCCCGGTGCCGCGGCCCGGCGCCTTGGTGGTGTAGAACGGCTCCACGGCCCGGCGCAGCTCCTCGGGCGCCATGCCGTGGCCGGTGTCCGAGACCGTCAGCTCGAGCGTCCGCCCCGGCCGGCCGTTCTGCGGCAGGACCACGGCGCTCACCGTGATCGTGCCGGGCGGCTCGGTGGCGTCGATGGCGTTGGTCAGGAGGTTCAGGAGGACCTGGCGAAGCGCCGCCGCGTCGGCCGGCACGGGCGGGAGGTCGGGCGGCACGAGGCTCTGGAGCGCGACCTCGCGGCCGGCGAGGCGCGATGACACGATGGTCAGCGCCTCGGCGACGAGCGGGCCGAGCGACACGGGCGCGTGGTGCAGCTCGCGGTCGCGCGTGCGATCGAGCACGCTGCGGATCGTCTCGATCATGCGCTGGACCTGCGATTCGATGATGGCGAGCTTCTCGCCGTCGTCGGCAGACCAGGGCTGGCGCCGCAGGAGCTGCGTGTAGCCGAGCACCGAGTTGAGCGGCGTGCCCAGCTCGTGAGCGATCGTCGCCGCCATCTGCCCGAGCGCGGCCAGACGCCCGCTGCGCCCGATCTCGAGCTGCGCCTGCCACAGCCGCTGGTTGGCCTGCTGGAGCTCGCGATTCTTCTCGGCCAGGTCGCGGGTGGCTTGCCGGACGCGCGACTCGAGGCCGGCGGTCAGCTCCTCGAGGCGGGACAGCATGCGGTTCAGGCTGCCGGCGAGGAAGGCGAACTCCCCGCCGCGGGCGGCTTCCACCCGGACGCCGAGCTCGCCGCTCTCCGCCCGCTGCATGCCCGCCACCAGCGCGGCGACGGGACGAGCCACGCGCCGCTCGAGGAAGAACGCGAGGGCGAACGAGATGAGGAGCGTCGAGCAGACCAGAATGGCCCCGTCGATCACGCGCAGCCGCCGCCTCAGACGTGCGAGCTCGTCGAGCGAGAGCTCGACCTGCGCCGCGCCAACGAACGCACCGTCGCGCCGCAGCGGCACGGCGACGCGCCAGACGCCCGCTCCTATCCGCTCGCGGTCGAGCGTCATCGAGCTGCCCCGGGCCAGCTGCCTCGCGGCGTCTGGCCCGAGCGTCCCCGCGGCCGCCTCCGGCGCGTCGCGGGTCGTGAGCAGCACCTCGGGCCGCCCACCGCCGAGGCCGAAGATGTCGATCGCCGTGATCTCGCGGTCGCCCTCGTTGATCGCAACGAGCTGGCGCCGCAAGGCCTCGAGCTCGGTCCGGCCCCACAGCGAGGCCACCGTCCTGAGCGCCAGGAGCGCGCGCTCCTGCAGGTCCCGTTCCTCGGCCCGCTCGGAGAGCCGCGTGTCGACCCACTGGGAGACCGCAAGCACCGTGGCGACCGTCAGGACGACGATCGCGATCAGCTGGAAGCGAAGCGTGCGAAACACCGAAGTGGGGATCGCCTCGGGAGGGCGCCTCGCGGGGCTCACGACGTCAGGTTCCTCGCGCCGCCCCCCGAACGGCGCCAAAACCTTACACCCCGCGAGCGCCATCGCTCAAGAGCGCCGGCGCGGACGGGTCTGACGACGATGCAGGGGCGGGCCACCCGGCCCGCCCCTGGTCACGACCTACTCCTTCTTCGATTCGACGATCTTGCCGCCCTTCTTCTCGCACTCGGCTTTGGACGTCTCGATCCACGCCTTGCCCTTGCACGCGTTCTGGCCCTGGCAAGAGTTCGCCGCGCTCGCGCACGCCCCCTGCCCCTTGCACGCGTTGATGCCCATGCAGTGGACGGTATCGCCGCCGGCCTTCTCGGCGGCTCGGGCGACGACGGCGCCGCTCAGGAACAATCCGGCCGCCGCACTCGCAATCAACACTCCCCTGCTCGATCGGTTCATGGACACCCTCCCTGGTCCTGGATGGACCAGGCCGCTCTAGCACCCATGCCGGACGGTTGCCAGGTTCACTCAGGGTGCGTCCGGCGCGTGAGGGCGGCGCCGTCGAGGACCAGCTGCGCGATCTTGCCGAGATCGCCGATATGGTCGACGGGATCGCCATCGACGAGCAACAGGTCGGCGCGCTTGCCGACCGCGATCTCGCCGAAATCGGCCGCGTCGCCGCCGATGAAGCGCGCGTTCTCCCAGGTGGCCGCGCGCAAGGCCTCGCCCGGCGTGAGGCCCGCCTCGACGAGCTTCACGAGCTCGAGGTGGAGGCCGGCGCCCGGCAGGTCGCCCGGATTGCACGCGTCACTTCCGGCGAGCACCGGCACACCGGCCGCCCGCAGCGTGGCGACGTTGGCGCGGCGCGCGTCGTGCGCGGCCGCCGCGGCTCGGAGGAACGCTGCGGTCGCCTCATCGAGCGCGGGGGCCGGCGCGAGCAGGGCGGCAACGAGGCCCGCCCGCGCCACCTCGCGCTCGATCGGCAGGAAGTCCGACGCGCGCGTGCGCGGTGTCCCGGCGAGATCCCAGACGGCGAGCGTGACGACGACGGGTACGTGCGCCGCCACGATCACCCGAACCGCCTCCGCGGACAGCTCCTCGCGCCATGGGGCGTGGGCGAGCGCATCGACGCCGCCCCGGACGGCGTCGATCGCTTCCGCCGAGCTGCCGATGTGGGCGATCGACCGCACGCCCGCCGCGTGACCGGCGGCGGTGATGGCGGCGATCGTCTCGCGGGCGAGGCGCGGGACCTTCCCCGTGCCCACATCGATGGCGAGCTTCAGCACGTCGGGCCGCTCGGGGAGGAGCGCCTCGATCGCACGACGTGCCTCCTCTGGTGTCGCCACCTCGCGCGTCGCGCGGGGCAGGACGTACCAGCGAAGGTACCAGGGGAGCCAGGCACGGAGCACCTCGGCGGGGTGGCCCCCGGGGGCGGTGAAGACGGGCCCGGCCGCGTAGAGCCGCGGGCCCAGGTGCGCTCCCGTCGCGACGCGCGACCGTTCGCGGAAGACCTCGGGAGTGAGGTTCCCGAGGTCGAGGACCGTCGTGACGCCGGCGTACAGGAAGGCGGCGAGGTTGTCGGCGACGTCGGGAAACACCACCCGCCACGGCGGGTACGGCGAGGAGCCGGTGTGCGTGTGGACGTCGACCAGCCCGGGCAGCAGCGTTCCGCCGCGGCCGTCGATCTCGGGGACGTCACGGGCCGGGAGGCCGGGCGGCCCGACGGCGTCGATGCGGCCGTCCCGCACGAGGACGTCGCGGAGACCGTCGGCGAGCGTCGCCCGCGGCGCATCGAAGACGCGGACGTTGCGCAGAACGACCGAGCGCGGCGCGCCGGGCGCGCGCGACACGAGCGGCGCCTCGCGCGAGCAGGCCGCGGCAACGAGGAGCACGGCCGTAACGGCGGCCCGGCCCATGCTCTCCCGTCGACGCACGAGGTGGGCTTATCACCCACGTCGCGTTGTCACCAAGCCGGCCTGACGACGTCGCCGGCAGCGCCTCCCTCATGGCGGACCGTTGTCCGCTCACGGGCCGGTGGCGATCAGGACTGCCGGAGGCGCGACGGCCCCCTCGCGAGCGTTGTAGTCGGCGCCGTTCGCCGACAGGCTGTCGATCGCGAAGCAGTAGATGCCGTCGCCAGGGATCGCGCCGGTGAGGTCGAAGCTCACCACCTGGCTCAACGTCACCGCTCCGACCGAGGACAGCACGGGGCCGTCGATCGCCGGCCGCGTGCTCCACGTCATGGCGAGCTTTGTTCTCCACGAAATCATGAGGTCGATCTCCCGTGACCCACGGGGCGTCTGCACACCCCCGCGGATGCCGTGCGGAACTACCCAGCAAACTCCATCGATAATGTCCTAGCGTCGTCACTACGGCCTGCGTGGAAGCCGTGTAAATTGGGTTCTTCCCGCGCGGAGCTACGGGACCTCCCCAGGGTCCCGCGTGCCGCGTGATTTCGCGCAGCGCGTTGGGGGTTTTCCCCCGCATCACGCCGGCCCGCGCACGGTGTTGCGGGCAAATCGCGCTGGCAAAGCGGTTGCTTTGAGCGCAACGGCGCGGCGAATGACCCACGACTTCCCAGAGATTGACGAGATCGAGCCCCAGCACATCGCGCTGGCGCTTCGTCTCCCCCGCGGCGGGGTTCTGCCCGCGGGGCATCTCCTTGGGATCGGCCGCTGGGCGCTCGGCCGCCAGAAAAACCCTGCATCCCGTCCGGCCTCGCCGTCGACGAGCCACCGCTCGCACCACGAGTCGCGGAGGACCCCTCCTGCACGGACCCGGAGTGGATGCACAAACTGTTCGAACGAGAGGAGACGCGGAATGAAGACGAGAAGGACGAGGACGATGGCCGCAGGCCTGCTGAGCGCGTCCGTCCTGCTGTGGACCGTGGGGTTCGTGCCGCCCGCGGCGGCGCGGCCGCGCATGGCGGACCGGGACGGTGACGGGCTCTCGGACCGGGCCGAGCAGAAGCTGGGGACCGACCCCGACAATCCGGACACGGATGGCGACGGCCTCTCCGATGGCGAGGAGGTCGCCCTGGGCACCGATCCGAACGACCCGGACACCGACCACGACGGCATCGACGACGCTGACGACCCGGATCCCCTGGACGACGGCGCAGGCGGCGGTGCAGACGATCCGCCGGGCGACGACCACGGCCACCACGGGCACGACGACTAATCCGCGCCACGACGCGCCGGGAGCGTATGCTGACGAGCGGCGTAGCCGGGCCGGGGATTCACCTCGCGCGACGCGGGGTGGTCCCCGGCCGGTGAAACGCCGCGTGCCGGCAGCGCTCCCTCGCCGTCACGGCCGACGTGCCGTCGTGGCCAGCAAGGCCGGCCGCCTCGGCAGGTGGCGGAGCCCCATCCACGCCAGCGCCGCGATGTGGCTCGCCACCGTCTCCACCGGCGGCGCCTTCCGGCTCTCGGTCCACCACTGCCCGACGAAGGCGACCATGCCGACCAGCGCGTGCGCGTAGATGGGCGCCGCCTTGGCATCGTAGCCGGCCTTGCGGAACTGCTCGGTGAAGATGGCGCCCACCCGGTCCGCGAGGTCGTACATCAGGGCCGGCATCTCGCCGCTCCGCTTCGACGCGGGGGTGTCGCGGAGGAGCACCGCGAAGCCGTTCGGCCGCTCCTTCACGTAGGTGAGGAAGGCGAGCGCGGCCCGTTCCAGGCGCTCGCGCGGCGAGCCCGACGAGATCGCCTCGACGATGCGGCCGACGATGTGCTCCACCTCGCGGTCGACGATCACCGCGTACAGCCCTTCCTTGCCGCCGAAGTGCTCGTAGACGATCGGCTTCGAGATGCCGGCCCGCTCCGCGATCTCCTCGACCGACGTCGCCTCGTAGCCGCGCGCGGCGAAGACCGTCCGTCCGACCTCGACCAGCTGCGCCCGCCGCGCCGAGGCGGCGAGCCGCGGGCGGCCCTCCGGCTTGGGCGTCCCGGC
This DNA window, taken from Deltaproteobacteria bacterium, encodes the following:
- a CDS encoding sigma-54-dependent Fis family transcriptional regulator yields the protein MSAARLLVVDDDAVTCRLLAEVLSRDGATVVWETDPRRALARAAEQPIDLAVLDVRMPELDGLELLRRLRERWPQVPVVIMTAFGSIDTAVLAIASGAVDYVSKPMDVEELRATVRRALGRRTETQAELPEAGEEFGGVVGRTPAMVEVYKTIARVAPGPSTVLVTGESGTGKELVARAIHRHSLRRKRPFVAVDCAALTETLLESELFGHVRGAFTGAVADAPGLFAEADGGTIFLDEIGDVTPALQAKLLRVLQEHEVRPVGGTEWRKVDVRIIAATNRDLGGAVATGRFREDLYYRLKVVTIHLPPLRERREDIPLLVDHLVRKAAASCGKRVTGVSESALALLGAYDWPGNIRELGHVLERSVALAQHEVLAAEDLPGDIAAARPENGGALPASHPADRPTLAELKRRYIEQVLEESGGNVSRAAAVLGVDRRSLYRMLQRYGLPPRAGSRE
- a CDS encoding HAMP domain-containing histidine kinase; translation: MALAGCKVLAPFGGRREEPDVVSPARRPPEAIPTSVFRTLRFQLIAIVVLTVATVLAVSQWVDTRLSERAEERDLQERALLALRTVASLWGRTELEALRRQLVAINEGDREITAIDIFGLGGGRPEVLLTTRDAPEAAAGTLGPDAARQLARGSSMTLDRERIGAGVWRVAVPLRRDGAFVGAAQVELSLDELARLRRRLRVIDGAILVCSTLLISFALAFFLERRVARPVAALVAGMQRAESGELGVRVEAARGGEFAFLAGSLNRMLSRLEELTAGLESRVRQATRDLAEKNRELQQANQRLWQAQLEIGRSGRLAALGQMAATIAHELGTPLNSVLGYTQLLRRQPWSADDGEKLAIIESQVQRMIETIRSVLDRTRDRELHHAPVSLGPLVAEALTIVSSRLAGREVALQSLVPPDLPPVPADAAALRQVLLNLLTNAIDATEPPGTITVSAVVLPQNGRPGRTLELTVSDTGHGMAPEELRRAVEPFYTTKAPGRGTGLGLAIVDHIVRAHGGQLEVESARGHGTSVRVRLPMEES
- a CDS encoding TetR/AcrR family transcriptional regulator, translating into MAGTPKPEGRPRLAASARRAQLVEVGRTVFAARGYEATSVEEIAERAGISKPIVYEHFGGKEGLYAVIVDREVEHIVGRIVEAISSGSPRERLERAALAFLTYVKERPNGFAVLLRDTPASKRSGEMPALMYDLADRVGAIFTEQFRKAGYDAKAAPIYAHALVGMVAFVGQWWTESRKAPPVETVASHIAALAWMGLRHLPRRPALLATTARRP